One Xiphophorus couchianus chromosome 1, X_couchianus-1.0, whole genome shotgun sequence genomic region harbors:
- the pkp1a gene encoding plakophilin-1, producing MMGLRSTADTGSPDTSLVTPSDKDLSSGQQRVLNQVNTIKRSKSKYKNGTTSPTSPAPQTLKTSDFGMFKYRAASTYSRTNSSGSAAFHNKKSRSLTTKSMKGRLVNSNLEQVNTSSWTKSPNGLKPSRSDPVLTSASCLAPARSMKAKGQINSSQIQVTKESRSIINGPTFTESQTHIFRSPSTQSQTDGKLGTIRVSKIEQSPMVNSTGYMQDNITLKEAVDYLSSSNESYQQQGANYIQHVSYSEDSAKAEVFKLNGIPPLVNMLDSSNSSLQKAASGALRNLVFKNMDNKIEVQKSGGIAKVLNQMKNTKSTETQRQLAGLLWNLSSAEVLKNELISTALIALTKNVVVPYSIPKDDPECVDPEVFYFATGCLRNLSSGSAQDREKMRACENLIEALVTYISSCEKEGKSDEKPVENCMCTLHNLTYQLWQECPEASFSTEAQSEGRKSPTVGCFSPRSRKAKDEIFSNPPQVLANDSNKIALASKVEWLYNSKATDLYVSLLKSSENNAIKEASCGAMQNLTASKEKGSVVVSEHLFKQLADNFLLSSLLRSKATQKTYASLLDNMSRKPTLLSQMAPKILPELGKVLSDNAWQGEAHPDTVATVCNVLHRLLLVDRDISKKTMSAKVIIGLLEISERDPEDSGSLAASKLLHNLWTDKFLRSTIKHLKFDKFKFVNPKTIAAATKSTPDE from the exons GCCCTGCTCCACAGACTTTAAAAACCTCTGACTTTGGAATGTTCAAGTATAGGGCAGCTAGCACCTACAGCCGCACCAACTCCAGCGGGTCAGCCGCTTTCCACAATAAG AAGAGTCGAAGTCTAACAACTAAAAGTATGAAGGGAAGATTAGTCAACTCCAACTTGGAACAAGTCAACACCTCATCCTGGACAAAAAGCCCCAATGGGCTGAAACCCAGTCGGAGTGACCCCGTTTTGACTTCAGCTTCTTGTCTTGCTCCAGCACGTAGTATG AAAGCCAAAGGGCAGATCAACTCAAGCCAAATTCAAGTTACTAAGGAGTCCCGTTCAATAATTAATGGCCCGACTTTCACTGAGAGTCAAACTCACATTTTCCGGTCACCTTCCACCCAGTCTCAAACCGATGGCAAGTTGGGCACCATTAGGGTGTCCAAAATCGAGCAGTCACCCAT GGTGAACTCTACAGGATACATGCAAGATAATATAACCCTAAAAGAGGCTGTGGATTACCTGTCGAGCTCTAATGAGAGCTACCAGCAACAAGGGGCCAACTATATCCAACACGTCAGCTACAGTGAAGATTCAGCCAAAGCAGAG GTATTCAAGCTTAATGGAATTCCACCTTTGGTGAACATGCTGGACAGCAGCAACTCAAGCTTACAAAAGGCCGCTTCTGGTGCTCTGAGAAATCTTGTCTTCAAGAACATGGATAACAAGATCGAAGTTCAGAAATCCGGTGGAATAGCTAAGGTCCTGAACCAAATGAAGAACACAAAGTCTACTGAAACGCAGAGACAACTCGCTG gcctACTCTGGAACCTGTCTTCCGCTGAAGTACTGAAGAATGAACTAATTTCAACAGCACTTATTGCTCTGACTAAGAATGTGGTGGTGCCATATAGCATCCCAAAGGATGACCCAGAATGTGTAGATCCAGAAGTTTTCTATTTTGCCACCGGCTGCTTGAG GAACCTAAGCAGCGGCTCAGCACAGGACAGGGAAAAAATGCGAGCATGTGAAAACCTCATTGAGGCCCTGGTGACATACATTTCATCATGTGAGAAAGAAGGGAAATCTGATGAAAAG cCTGTGGAGAACTGTATGTGTACTCTCCATAACCTGACATACCAACTATGGCAAGAGTGTCCAGAGGCTTCATTCTCAACAGAGGCTCAATCTGAGGGTAGGAAAAGCCCCACAGTTGGATGCTTCAGTCCTAGAAGCAGAAAAGCTAAAGATGAG ATTTTCTCAAACCCACCGCAAGTCTTGGCAAATGACAGCAATAAGATAGCCCTGGCATCAAAGGTGGAGTGGTTGTACAATTCAAAAGCCACAGATTTGTATGTTTCACTGCTCAAGTCGTCCGAAAACAATGCCATTAAGGAGGCCAGCTGTGGTGCCATGCAGAACCTCACTGCGAGCAAAGAAAAG GGGTCTGTAGTTGTGAGTGAGCATTTGTTCAAGCAACTTGCGGACAATTTTCTCCTGTCCAGTCTATTGCGGTCCAAAGCTACTCAAAAGACTTATGCCTCTCTTCTGGATAACATGTCTCGCAAACCCACTTTACTATCCCAGATGG CACCGAAGATTTTGCCTGAACTTGGGAAGGTTTTGTCTGACAACGCTTGGCAAGGGGAAGCTCATCCTGATACTGTTGCAACTGTTTGCAATGTGTTACATAGACTGCTGCTGGTAGACCGGGACATCAGCAAGAAGACCATGAGTGCAAAAGTGATTATAGGACTGCTGGAGATAAGTGAGAGAga TCCTGAAGACAGTGGATCCCTTGCAGCCTCAAAATTGCTACACAACTTGTGGACAGATAAGTTTCTGAGAAGCAccataaaacat CTGAAATTTGACAAATTCAAATTTGTTAATCCAAAAACCATAGCAGCTGCCACGAAGTCCACGCCCGATGAATGA
- the tnni1a gene encoding troponin I, slow skeletal muscle, whose translation MPEHVQERKSKISASRKLMLKSLMVAKAKEELEQEILVKEEEKQKYLAEKAPPLNTGGFSLAQLQDLCRELHAKIDVVDEERYDIEAKVMLNTREIKDLNIKVLDLRGKFKRPNLRRVRVSADAILRSLLGSKHKVSMDLRANLKSVKKEDTEKKRPVEDSDWRKNVEAMSGMEGRKKMFDAAKGSAQ comes from the exons ATGCCTGAGCATGT ACAAGAG agaaaatcaaaaatatcagCCTCAAGGAAGCTGATGCTGAAG AGCCTGATGGTGGCAAAGGCCAAGGAGGAACTGGAGCAGGAGATTCttgtcaaagaagaagaaaaacagaagtacCTCGCAGAGAAAGCGCCTCCTCTGAACACCGGTGGTTTCAGTCTTGCTCAACTTCAG GATCTCTGTAGAGAGCTCCACGCAAAGATCGATGTGGTTGATGAGGAACGATATGACATTGAGGCCAAAGTCATGCTTAACACACGGGAG ATTAAAGACCTAAACATCAAAGTTCTAGACCTCAGGGGGAAATTCAAGAGGCCCAATCTTAGACGCGTTCGTGTCTCTGCTGACGCCATCCTTCGCTCGCTGCTGGGCTCCAAGCACAAAGTGTCCATGGATCTTCGAGCTAATCTCAAGTCTGTCAAGAAAGAAGACACTGAGAAG AAGAGGCCAGTGgaggacagcgactggaggaAGAATGTGGAGGCCATGTCTGGGATGGAGGgaaggaagaaaatgtttgatgctGCTAAAGGTTCTGCTCAGTGA
- the tnnt2a gene encoding troponin T type 2a (cardiac) isoform X2 yields the protein MSDNEEVVEEYEEVEEEEEEDEEEEEAKPKFKPFLMPNLIPPKIPDGERVDFDDIHRKRMEKDLMELQTLIEVHFESRKKEEEELISLKERIEKRRSERAEQHRIRSERDKERQKRLEEERARKEEEEAKKRAEDDAKKKKTLTSLHFGGYMQKLNEKRSGKRQTEREKKKKILSERRKSLDIDNLGQEKLKEKAKELWDWMYELEAEKFDLQYQFTRQKYEINVLRNRVSDHQKISKRTKRGLRK from the exons ATGTCGGACAACGAGGAAGTGGTTGAGGAGTACGA GGAGGTGGAAG aagaggaagaagaagatgaagaagag GAGGAGGCCAAACCAAAATTCAA gcCGTTTCTTATGCCCAACCTCATCCCTCCTAAGATCCCAGATGGGGAGAGGGTGGATTTTGAC GACATACACCGTAAGAGGATGGAGAAAGACCTGATGGAGCTCCAGACTTTGATTGAGGTTCACTTTGAAAgcagaaagaaggaagaagaggagCTCATTAGTCTCAAAGAACGAATT GAGAAGCGCCGCTCTGAGCGCGCGGAGCAGCATAGGATACGCAGTGAGCGAGACAAAGAGCGTCAAAAGCGACTTGAG GAAGAGAGGGCTCgtaaagaagaggaagaggcaAAGAAACGAGCAGAGGATGacgcaaagaagaaaaaaaccttgaCCAGCCTCCACTTTGGAGGCTACATGCAGAAGCTG AACGAGAAGCGAAGCGGTAAAaggcagacagagagagagaagaaaaagaagattttgagTGAAAGACGTAAATCTTTGGATATCGACAACTTGGGGCAGGAAAAGCTCAA GGAGAAGGCCAAGGAGTTATGGGACTGGATGTATGAGCTGGAGGCAGAGAAGTTTGACCTGCAGTACCAATTCACCAGGCAGAAATATGAG ATAAATGTGCTGAGAAACCGTGTGAGCGACCATCAGAAAAT ATCCAAGAGAACAAAGAGAGGCCTTAGGAAATAG
- the tnnt2a gene encoding troponin T type 2a (cardiac) isoform X1: protein MSDNEEVVEEYEEVEEEEEEEDEEEEEAKPKFKPFLMPNLIPPKIPDGERVDFDDIHRKRMEKDLMELQTLIEVHFESRKKEEEELISLKERIEKRRSERAEQHRIRSERDKERQKRLEEERARKEEEEAKKRAEDDAKKKKTLTSLHFGGYMQKLNEKRSGKRQTEREKKKKILSERRKSLDIDNLGQEKLKEKAKELWDWMYELEAEKFDLQYQFTRQKYEINVLRNRVSDHQKISKRTKRGLRK from the exons ATGTCGGACAACGAGGAAGTGGTTGAGGAGTACGA GGAGGTGGAAG aagaagaggaagaagaagatgaagaagag GAGGAGGCCAAACCAAAATTCAA gcCGTTTCTTATGCCCAACCTCATCCCTCCTAAGATCCCAGATGGGGAGAGGGTGGATTTTGAC GACATACACCGTAAGAGGATGGAGAAAGACCTGATGGAGCTCCAGACTTTGATTGAGGTTCACTTTGAAAgcagaaagaaggaagaagaggagCTCATTAGTCTCAAAGAACGAATT GAGAAGCGCCGCTCTGAGCGCGCGGAGCAGCATAGGATACGCAGTGAGCGAGACAAAGAGCGTCAAAAGCGACTTGAG GAAGAGAGGGCTCgtaaagaagaggaagaggcaAAGAAACGAGCAGAGGATGacgcaaagaagaaaaaaaccttgaCCAGCCTCCACTTTGGAGGCTACATGCAGAAGCTG AACGAGAAGCGAAGCGGTAAAaggcagacagagagagagaagaaaaagaagattttgagTGAAAGACGTAAATCTTTGGATATCGACAACTTGGGGCAGGAAAAGCTCAA GGAGAAGGCCAAGGAGTTATGGGACTGGATGTATGAGCTGGAGGCAGAGAAGTTTGACCTGCAGTACCAATTCACCAGGCAGAAATATGAG ATAAATGTGCTGAGAAACCGTGTGAGCGACCATCAGAAAAT ATCCAAGAGAACAAAGAGAGGCCTTAGGAAATAG
- the lad1 gene encoding ladinin-1, translating into MSISRKNWSALSSLARQWTMEDEEEVEREKRRREKSSSTPDQDGDSSPTPRTPPTSGGTSGPESSTETSQGLSSVEQIQLDFVEMLRTRDEKRRMRQVEALRRQKEEEEGDSKEGRGEGGEEDARVVLLGELDEEKGNVYKQQPPTKTSSYSPTSSGNSSTRTNGTKTQHENGESSSREPAPKPKPTSSSARKFVSSVSISLDNPPSGCTTPMSPGSPSAPLSPRDPFPSPCQSTSSHGSQSPIQNGHTQEVSSNGSSTTGKGEQAAKPPFLRQSSRTISFRMMKKKEEESAPLQRSASVRMASKKFEAKTDHNEDEDKGSFQRNSRQRVSSRSIKEKMERLAQAAQKSDVPRSPDVTQRTLFLLEEVSRKRGLFEKDQQAQSPTSPGVSRSEFRSFTSGMSDRINTWLNKTNQPGSPLSLDLRNVDISSKRSLFENRGEESAEISSGKHQK; encoded by the exons ATGTCTATCAGTCGGAAAAACTGGTCGGCTCTGTCCAG CCTAGCTCGTCAGTGGACAatggaggatgaggaggaagtggagagagagaagaggaggagggagaagagCAGCAGCACGCCCGACCAAGATGGGGACTCCAGCCCCACACCCAGAACGCCACCGACAAGTGGAGGCACCTCTGGGCCCGAATCTTCCACTGAGACATCTCAAGGCCTCAGCAG TGTTGAGCAGATACAGCTGGACTTTGTAGAGATGCTGCGGACGCGTGATGAAAAAAGGAGGATGAGGCAAGTGGAGGCATTAAGGcggcagaaagaggaagaagagggcgATTCAAAGGAAggcagaggagaaggaggagaagaagacgCAAGGGTGGTCCTTCTTGGGGAGTTGGATGAGGAGAAGGGCAATGTGTACAAGCAACAACCGCCAACTAAAACATCTTCTTACAGTCCCACCAGCAGCGGCAACAGCAGTACTAGAACTAATGgtacaaaaacacaa CATGAAAATGGAGAGTCATCCAGCAGAGAGCCTGCACCTAAACCCAAACCAACCTCCAGCTCAGCGCGCAAGTTTGTCAG CTCTGTGTCCATTTCCCTTGACAACCCTCCATCTGGCTGCACAACTCCCATGAGCCCTGGTTCTCCGTCAGCACCTTTGTCCCCCCGGGATCCGTTCCCCTCACCCTGCCAGAGTACATCCTCCCATGGATCTCAAAGCCCCATTCAGAATGGACATACGCAGGAG GTCAGCTCCAATGGCTCTTCCACCACTGGAAAAGGTGAACAGGCAGCCAAACCTCCCTTCCTCAGACAGAGCTCCAGGACCATATCTTTCAGG atgatgaagaagaaggaagaggagagcGCGCCGCTCCAGAGGAG TGCCAGTGTCCGGATGGCCTCGAAGAAGTTTGAAGCAAAGACA GACCATAACGAAGATGAGGATAAGGGATCTTTCCAGAGAAA CTCTAGGCAGAGGGTCTCGTCCAGATCCATCAAGGAGAAGATGGAGCGGCTTGCTCAGGCAGCACAG AAATCTGATGTGCCACGCTCCCCGGATGTGACCCAGAGGACCCTGTTCCTGCTGGAAGAAGTCTCAAGGAAACGAGGCTTGTTTGAGAAGGATCAGCAGGCACAGAGCCCCACCAGCCCTGGAGTTTCCAGAAGT gaATTTAGAAGCTTCACATCAGGAATGTCAGATCGCATCAACACCTGGCTCAATAAGACCAATCAACCAGGGTCTCCACTCAGCCTT GACCTGAGAAATGTGGACATCAGCAGCAAGAGGAGCCTCTTTGAGAACCGAGGGGAGGAAAGTGCTGAAATCAGTTCTGGAAAACACCAGAAGTGA